CTGATTCCGTCATTATTGGATTGAATGGTAAGTTTGTCACATATACGCCATTTGCATTTTGTGTTGTTGCATTTGCTTGGATATCAAACGTATCAAACGGATTTGTAACCATTACCACTTTACCTGCAACTTTACGAGGTTGATCTGCAACAGACCCATCTTGCTTTAATTTCTCAGCTAGTTTTTTTACTACACGTTTCAACTCATTAATTGTTGTACGGCCTGGTTCAAACGTTAAAGTTCCTGCAGATGCTTTATCAGTCACTGCCCCAGTTTCTGTATCTACTGTTTTAAGTAATCCAGTTGGTTCGTTTTGGTTCATTCCACGCCCAGTAACATACCCTTTTTCTAAACCAACTTTCATCGCTTCAGAAATAAGTGTACGAACATATCGCTCCACCCATGCTGGTCCAAGTTTTAACATATCCTTTGCAATGGGAACAAATGCAGTTAATTTAAGTTGTTCGATTTTTTCTTTACGGAACGTAGCGTTTAGTTGACCCTTAATTTCACTAAATAATGGACCCCAAACGGCTGCACCTTCTGGATCGTTGGAATAAATAAATTCAGTAACCGCTCCTAAATTTTGAATGCCAATAGCACTTAGTAATGGATGTTCTTTTACAATATCCTCAAAAATTCTCTCTTGAGTAGTTTCTGGAAGAGTATCTGTTTCCTTAAATCCACCCTCTTCAATCACAGCGTTAAAAAACTTAGATTCTGCACTAGTTAGCACATTTTGACCTCGTGATTGCAAAGCAACATTGTCTGCCATTTGTGTGTTAACTTGATCCAAAATATGGCCTTGTACATCGTTAGCAAGTGATTCTAACATACTGTTTAAAGCTGCTGTTTGTTCTTCTTCTGTACCATTTGCAGTTGCTTTTGCAAAATCCTGTTTCTTTTCCTCAAAATTATTAAATTTGATTGGCATAGTTATTCTCCTCTTATTTTAAATTTAAAAAAAGCTTACTCATATTCTGCTTTGGTTCAGCAGGAGTAGGCTCTTTTGGTTTTTGATTATTTGGTTTTGCTTTAGCTACATATTTCGCAACTATGCTTTCATTTACATTTTCAGGTTCTTCATTTTCCTGTTCAATGTCTTCAATTTCAATTTCATCTGCTACCTTGTCTGCAAATCCTAAAGCAACTGCCTCATCTGCGTTTAACCACGTCTCATCATTTAACAATTCAATTAGTTCTTCATGACTGCCGACAAAGCGATTACTATATGATGCTGTCACCGCTTTATCAACTTTACGTAAATCTTTTGCAGTTTTTTCAAAGATAGCAGCGTTACCATATTCAAATGTGCTAGCTTGATGAATCATCATCATGGTATTGCTTGGCATAATGATTTCATCACCAGCCATTGCGATTATAGAGGCAGCGCTGGCTGCCCATCCATCGATATGAATAGTTACCTTCGCTTTGTGTTTTTTAAGGATATTTCCTATTGCTATTCCATCAAATGCTGAGCCACCACCACTATTGATATGAACATGGATTTCTTCAACATCTGCAATTTCAATTTGTTGCAGGATATTTTCAGCGCTGTTTCTCCAACCGCCAATAAAACCATAGATTGATAGTTTTAATCCCTTTTCAGCTTGGTTCTTAATATCTAAAACTTGTTTGATTTGTAAGACTTTGTTTAAGTCGAAATTTTTCACTCTTTCTCACCTCCTTCAACGGTTTCAGAATAGTTTTTCGTAATAACATATTTCTCATGAATCGGATCATCAGACTCCTCCATTCCTAACTCATCTCGTAATTCATGGCCATTTGCCACACCGGATGATCTCAGCTTGTCTACTGCAGTTGCTACATCAAACATATTACGGTAAGTTATACGTCTTATGTCCATTCGCTTTCCACTTAAATACTCTTGCTTCGAAAAAAATTTGCCGTCAAACTCATCCTTTATTTTTTTTAGAAGTGAGTCGATGCAAAAGGTCATAAAGTTTCTTGTATGCTTTTCAACATCTGCCATCTCCCCATGTACAAGTGATGGCGGAATGCCAACCGCTTTTGCTACCTGGTCTAAAAAACCATTGGTGATTTTGTTAATATCATCAATGGTTTGTCCTGAGCCACTCGGCTTAGAATGTTCCTCATACTTAAAGCCTTTTTGTTGCGGAATAATTGAAAAAGTCTTCTCTTTAACCGATTGATACATACGATTAATAAAATTTTGAAGCTTCTCTTGATTCTCTTTATCCTTCGGATTGACATTTTCCATGTCGACTGTAGCGCGTATTTGGTTTTTGAATTTCTGATATTCTAACAATCTACCAAACAACTGCCCGTAATCACTGTAAAGCGAATTTAATAGTTTTGCTAAATTCTCGTTGTCATATTCCAAGTAGATTACATCGCACATCAAAAATATCCTCTGATACGTAAAATTTTTAATTGTAACACTTTTAAATGTATCTTCCACCAAGCCATATTCTTCACGGTAAAAGTCATCTGCTATCAATAGATCATCGTTATCTGACTTAATGATTAAGCATTCATTGTCATGGATCAATTTATAAATGACTGTCTGCCAAAACCGTGCTGCAGACATATTTTTGTTCGGACGTACATTCAAGCGATAATACAGCTCGTCTTTAATAAGCTTCTTGCCATCTTTGATACGAAACTCTGATTGACTAATAGTTCGACCGATTAAATTCACACATATTTGTATAGCCAGTCTTTTCATGTGGATCCGTTCTGATGTGCTTTCCAATAAGTCTAGGTCGTACATCTGGTTTAGCTCACTCTGCCGCCTGAATAAATCGAATAACCCCAATTGATCACCTCCTTAAAATGCAATATCATCTAGATAAAACGCCTCTTCATCTTCTAGAATATTATCAGCTTGCCATAATGCATGAATAAACGCTTGGAAACCGTCTGTTTTTCTCCTAACCTCATCCTTTTTCAGATACTCTTTATTGCCATCTTTTTTTATATGCACATAAACATTGTTCGTAAACCAACGCATTAATGGATTCTCGCCATAAATAATTTGTTGTTGAGCAAAAAGTGTCTCTACTCGAGGAGCCAACAAGGAATGAATTGCCTTTGGATTACGTATATAAATTAATTCAAATCCTTCTGCTTCAAGTGCTGTCTTTACGAGATCAAGTCTAAACGTATCTGCGACAATCCGATTCAAACCATATATTTCTCGCATCTCTACAAACCAATTAACAATGTGTTTTATATCAATTACTGGGCCCGTTAATATGGTTAGTAATCCTTCTTCTTCCCAATCCTCTATTGGCGCTTTTACATCGACAGCATCTAAAAAGCCACGTCTGACAAATGAATGAGTTTTCCATATATAATCTTCGCCGACCTTAAACAGCAATCCAACCGCTGCAAAGTCTCTGATACTTGCAAAGTCCAATCCACCAACAGCAGTTCGATGTTTTAATTCCGGGAACGGTCTATTTGTCGCCTTAATTTCATCCCAAGTGGCGACGGATGCCGTTAAATCTGTCGCTGGGCAGTTCATTCGTTTCGTCATGAATCGTATGCGTGCAGAAGCTTTGGAATTTCCTAATGTGATATATTGCGTTTTAACTTTTCGAAACAACTCTGTTCCATACGCACTCATTGGTTCATGAAACATTGGATTTGCCTTTTGCCAATTAGAAGGATCGTCCATTTCTTTTTCATCATCTAGCGTTGCCATAAACACAAACAATGGATCGTCTAAGGATTCACCATTTAATACTCGAATAGCACGTTCTTTTAAATCATCTAAGTAACCGCCACGAATAAAACCATCTGTCGTGATGAAAAATTCGCGAGAATGCTTGACTTTACCTAGACCAGAAGAAAATACATCCACAATAGCCGAGTCTGCATATTCGTGTACTTCATCGTATATGACACATCCATCACGCAAACTATCTTTAGTTTTTGCATTCGACGTGTGATACTTAATCTTGCTTCCATTCGTGCGACTCACAACTTCAGATTTCGTATGGTAAAACAGGGACTGTAATACACCCTTTTTTCCATCATGCTCAATCGTGTTATACACTTCTTCAAAAGAAGTCTTTGCTTGGTCTTCACTGTTGGCTACAATCGAAACGTTATAATTTTTTATGCCATGTAGATCACTAATAAAGAAATTAGTTAATGATGAAATTAATCCATTTTTTCCAGCACCACGAGCCTTATATAAAAAGAACTGTTCAAAGAACGGGTAATTTCCTTCTTTGTAATACAAGAAAACAAAAGCTGTAATGAATTTTTGAAACGGCATTAATTTGAAATAATTCTTTTCTGTAAAAGCAATATACCTTTCATGAGTTACTTCATCAAAATAAATATCATCACGATTTAGAACATAGTTTTTTAAATAAGAAAATAAAAGAACCACATACTTACTGACTTTTATTTTGCCAGCTTTGTATTGGTTCATATAATAACTTACATGTTTATTTATTTTCATATTAGATCAAATCATTTGCTGTATAGGTTTTATTATTTGTCTCATCATTATCAATGAAGTTAAAAGTCCGTTCTATATTCATGATGGATGTATTTACTTTATTCATCTCAGTCAACAGAGGATGGGATTTCACATATGTTTGACTGCCATTCTTAACGGTAATTGAAACACCCTCTTTTTTAATCGTTCGTTCCATACGACGATAAATCTCAATGTGCTTTAAGTACCTACCAACTTTTTCGACTTCAACAGGGCTATCCGTATCTACCCTAGACAGGAGATAATCCTTGATCTTATGCGTACTTACATCGGTTCTGAATGTCACTGTCACATGCACCCACCCCCCTCACGTGAGAATTTGGTTTTAAATCTGGTTAATCGACCCCCCTCCCCGGTGCCCCTGGCATTTATTTTTCTCGAAACTTTTGACCGGGGGGTACTACCACCATTCGTCATCCCATTTATTTTCTTTCTTTGGAAATAATCGTCCATGTTCTTTGTTGTGACAATCGACGCATACGGTTTCTAAATTATCTATGTCTAATGCAAGTTCTGGATAATGATAGAGTTCTTTAATATGGTGAACAACTAACTTTATCTTCTTTCGTTTAGCTTTTTTACTATACTCACCAGTATCCACAGTAACTCGTCCTTCACGTTTACATTGTTGACACTCATAGTTATCGCGCTTCTTTACTTGTTCTCTTAAAGCCTTCCATTCTGCACTGTCATAGAATTTACGCTTTTGTTCATTAGTTTTGTATTGAATCATATTCATGTCCTTTTCATTTACAATAGGTCTCTTTTATTGATTCATTAAAGCAGGACTTATTGTTTACTATGATTTACACTTGTCTTTTTCAATATTAAAAAAGACACCTCATTAGCGAGATGTCTCAATTTTTTTGTTTATATTATTATTTATTACAATTAAAGTTTATACTTTTTATAATTCCATAATATAATAATAAACTATATACTTGAACTAGCTCTGTTTGTATTCTGCCAAAATCTTGACTTTATTTTACTCATATTTAAAAAGTGTATTGCTATCTTCTATCCCATTTTCATACGCTATTTTTGAAACATGTTCATAGTATTCTGTATCATCAATAAACATAATAAACTTTTCTTTGGCGCGTGTAATACAAACATAATGGTTTTGTACATGCTCCTCGTTATAGATTTTGTAATAACGTGCAAATGTTATTACTTGATCAAACTCTAAGCCTTTTGAAGCGAAAACTGTCATTACTTTATGTTTTGATTCTATGATTCTGAAAGCCATATCGTAATTACTATTAAAAATACTCTCATTAAATTTATTGATTTCGTTTTCCTCAATTGAAATTTCTAAATAATCGGCTAATTCATAAACAATCTCTTCAACTTTTTTATAAGTTAAATCTTCACTTACCCTCAATTTTTCTATTATTTTATTAACTTCAAATCTTGTGCCTATTCTTTCATCTATATAATTATTTTCTAAGAAGTCAAAAATTGAGTAAGTTGAGTTTGAATTCTTGATGAATAATGCAAGCTCTTTTAATAAGTACCCATTAGGAATTCCTTCATCAATCGGGGTCTTAGGTATAAAAACAAAATCAAATCCTTCTTGATTTAGTAGTTCTGTTATTTTCTTGGCATCATTATTAAAATTAGAAATAATAGTTATCTCATTATTTAAATCAAGTTCTTTCATAGATACAAGACTCTTAAATTCTTGCTCAAAACCTATAAAATTCCTTCTATCATAAAAATTTCCTGGGTTGTATTCTTTAAATACTACATTTTCAACATATTCACTCGTATCCATAAAGTATTGAGGATTATCAAATAAGTTTGCATAATTTTCAATTTCTTTATCACAACGGAAATTAGTTATAAGTTTATAAAAACTGAAACTTTCAATCTTTAGTAAGTCGAATACGTTACTCATTGCTCCACGCCATAAATATATTGCTTGTTTTGCATCTCCAACAATAAATAGTTTTAATTTTAATTCATTTTTTAATTTCATAAAGAAAAGGTGCATGTCATTATCAGAATCTTGGTATTCATCGATAAATATCCATGAATATTTCGCTTTTAAATATTCTTGTGCAGCTTTTGAATTTTCTAATATTTCATAAGCAAGTCTAAATTTAAAATTTTGTTTTTTATCTTCAAAACTACCTAGGATATTATTATTCTCCAGTTGTTCTAATCCTGATTCAAAATCATCAAATTTATATTTATCTTCATATTCTACTGAATAATCGTTTTTAAAATTCATACCTAATGCATCTTTAATGAATGGTCTTATGATTTCATTTTCTATAAAAGAATCATTTGTCATAACCGTAATTGTTTTTTTGATATCTTCTTTAATTTTTTTTTTTATTTCTTCAGTAGCTTTTACAGTAAAGGTAATAGCAGCCAATGTTCTATGATCCTTTATTTTTTCAATTTCCACAATCATTTTTTTAACCATAATTGTAGTTTTACCAGAACCTGCACTAGCTGAAACTACTATATCTCTATTATCTTCTAAAATCGCATCTCTATCCTCTTTATCAATCAATTTCATTCGGCACCAACTTTGACAAGGATTGAAATAATGGATGTTCAATTATAGCTTCACAATCCTCTATAGTTAACTTAGAAGCAAGTTCAATCATATTTATCAATTTATGATTTTGAAGATAATCAATAGGTTTTGTTCCCAGTATTTCTTTCATTCTCGCTTCGATAACTTCATACAAATCATGTTCTAAATCAATTCTTGATAAAAATATATTATTTTCTTCAAATTGTTTTATACTTTTTTCAAAAACATCATATTGCTCTCGTTTTTTTTCTTTAATCATTTGTTGCTTTACCCTTTCTTTGAAAACCCTATTACCTTTTTCATTTTCATAGTAATAATCTATTTCAACATGCTCTTTAGTTTGTTCTCCTTTTGTATGTATTAAATTTAAGCATCTATTAATTCCTATTAAATCAAACTTTGTCGGGTGACCCCTTTTTGCTTTTAAATCATTATCTGTTTTTACTATTGAAGTAATATTTAAACCCTTTAAAACATCTACGTAAGGCTTAAATTTTATTCCATTTACTTCTAATATATAACCTCCTTCTAACTCATATCTTGGAAATACCTTTTCTAAAACTTTTTCAAATAATACTTTTTCTGAAGGCCCTTCTATTAATAGAACTTTTTCAGAGAATAATGCTGTCGACAATGCTCTATTTAGTTCCTTTTTTACATTTTTATATTCATCATCAACATTATAAATATATGAACTACAGTTTATCCGTTTTTCAGAATAAATTCTAATTAATGATGCATTATCCATTTCGTACAGTAATTCAGAAGAATGGGTTGATAAAAAGAAATACTTATATACTTCCGAGTTAAATAATTGTTGGGATAAAGCAATTTGCATAGACCTATGCAAACTATTTTCCGGTTCCTCAACTAGATAAATAATTATCTTATTACCTTCCTGCGCTTTCATTAAATGGTTTATTAAAGAATAAGCTAATATCTTTTTTCTCCCGTCACCTGAAGTCGGATAAACATTATCATCATTTTCTCTTTTGATATAAGGAACTAAATTTCCGAAATAACCATTAATGGTTATCTCTGATTTCATTTCTATATTAATTTTTTCTTTTTTTAACTTTTGGTATTCTTCAGTAATAGTTTCTTGAAACGATTGAATAACTCCCATACTACTAATTTTACGATTCATATCTAATCCAAGTTTCTTAATATCATTTGAAATTACAATATCACTTGTTTCAAGTTTATTTTGATCAAATAGTTTTTTTCTGTTTTTAGAAAAAGTTTTCTCCAAATCTATTGTTGGATCGATATATACTATCTTAAATAAATTATCTAAGTCACTATATATTCCATTTTGAGGAATTTCCTCTAAATTATCTTTGGCACTGCCCCAGTAAATTTTAGGTATCCCCACCTCTTCGCCTTCATCATAAACACCTTTTACTTGAAAAAAGAAATTATCTAAATCATTACTGGATCTTGCTTTTCCAACTTTAGCTAATATATGTTGTGAATCTTCACTAGACTCTCTATCAGATAAATCAATACCTAGTGTTATTTCTATAATTTCATTTGTATCATTCTTAAGATAATCCGACTCAATAAAGCCATTTTTTCGTATATCTCTATCTAACAAAAATCTTATAGCAAATAGAAAATTGGTTTTCCCGACATCATTCATTCCAAATACAACATTTTGATTTGTTAAATCAATTGTCACATTTTCGAAGTTACGAAAGTTTTTAACCCTTAAACTTTTGAGCTTCATATAAATATCCCCCGTCAAGTTTTATTTTTCATTAATTACCCATATCTTATAGTGTGTAAAACCCGTCAAAAGGCTGTAAGGCTTTATACACCTAATTCTACCACAATTTAGCATAATGAATTACACAATATCTTATTTTGGTGAATTATGTAGTAAAAAAGTGACATTTTGCCTAAAAATCTAAAATAAAAAATGCCCATTAAAATAATGAGCATTAAATCTTAAAGTTTTTCATTGCTTTATCCATACCATCTTGATCAATACCAATGTATCGTAGCGTAATATCTGGAGATGAGTGGTTAAATATCTTTTGTAACATGGCCACGTCTTTTGACTGCTTATAAAAATGATATCCAAATGTCTTTCTTAACGTATGTGTGCCTATTTCTTCTAAATCCACATACTCTGCAGCTTCACGTAATATTTTATATGCCATGCTTCTACCAATGGGCTTGTTAACGCCTTCTCTACTTTTAAATAAAAATTCATAGTCTTCTTTTCCATCAATGTATATTCTTAATTCCCGTTTTAAAGCAGGTGTCATTTCAATGCGCTTTTGTTTATTAGTCTTTAATTCCTTTATATTAAAATATGACTGCTTTGTATCACTAACACGTAATGGAAGAATATCCGATATTCGCAAGCCACTGTTTATACCCGTAACGAAAAGCATATAATTCCGTTCACTTTTTGATTTAAAGTAGTGCTTTATTGTCCTGATTAACTCTGGATCTCTAATGGGTTGAACAAAATTCATGCTCTTCTCTCCTCCTCATAAACTTCAATATGCATAATAAATGCTAACTTATAAAAGGCTCTAGATTTGATACGATAGTACTTTCTTTCACTGAATCCTAAGTCGTTATACACTTCATAATCATAGATATCATCTTCCTGCAAATAACGGTTGATAATTACTGTTCGTTCTTGGTATGCCAAACGATTAACAGATCGTTGCACCCACCTAATAAAATCACGACGTTTCTTCTCATGATCTATACGTTTGATTGCAATATCTTCTGTCGAAGAATGGAACTGATTATTCATTGTTGGTGGTGTAATCGTGAATGATGCAGTTATTTTGGGTTGTAATTCCTCAGGGTCCATTAATAGAAAAAACTTATATTTCTCTAGGATACTTTCCACCGCATTACGCGTTTGTAATCTATTAATCTTTGGAAGGTTAAAATTCATTTGCATCATTTATCTCCCTTTCGTGTTTTTACTTTAAAAA
The nucleotide sequence above comes from Paraliobacillus zengyii. Encoded proteins:
- a CDS encoding phage portal protein, producing MESTSERIHMKRLAIQICVNLIGRTISQSEFRIKDGKKLIKDELYYRLNVRPNKNMSAARFWQTVIYKLIHDNECLIIKSDNDDLLIADDFYREEYGLVEDTFKSVTIKNFTYQRIFLMCDVIYLEYDNENLAKLLNSLYSDYGQLFGRLLEYQKFKNQIRATVDMENVNPKDKENQEKLQNFINRMYQSVKEKTFSIIPQQKGFKYEEHSKPSGSGQTIDDINKITNGFLDQVAKAVGIPPSLVHGEMADVEKHTRNFMTFCIDSLLKKIKDEFDGKFFSKQEYLSGKRMDIRRITYRNMFDVATAVDKLRSSGVANGHELRDELGMEESDDPIHEKYVITKNYSETVEGGEKE
- a CDS encoding P27 family phage terminase small subunit: MTVTFRTDVSTHKIKDYLLSRVDTDSPVEVEKVGRYLKHIEIYRRMERTIKKEGVSITVKNGSQTYVKSHPLLTEMNKVNTSIMNIERTFNFIDNDETNNKTYTANDLI
- a CDS encoding HNH endonuclease; the encoded protein is MIQYKTNEQKRKFYDSAEWKALREQVKKRDNYECQQCKREGRVTVDTGEYSKKAKRKKIKLVVHHIKELYHYPELALDIDNLETVCVDCHNKEHGRLFPKKENKWDDEWW
- a CDS encoding phage major capsid protein, which produces MPIKFNNFEEKKQDFAKATANGTEEEQTAALNSMLESLANDVQGHILDQVNTQMADNVALQSRGQNVLTSAESKFFNAVIEEGGFKETDTLPETTQERIFEDIVKEHPLLSAIGIQNLGAVTEFIYSNDPEGAAVWGPLFSEIKGQLNATFRKEKIEQLKLTAFVPIAKDMLKLGPAWVERYVRTLISEAMKVGLEKGYVTGRGMNQNEPTGLLKTVDTETGAVTDKASAGTLTFEPGRTTINELKRVVKKLAEKLKQDGSVADQPRKVAGKVVMVTNPFDTFDIQANATTQNANGVYVTNLPFNPIMTESVFVPEGKVLFFVKGEYIAAIGGGVETNRYKETLALEDADVFIAKQFATGKPKDNNAAQVYNLELNLEEPAGA
- a CDS encoding site-specific integrase, with amino-acid sequence MNFVQPIRDPELIRTIKHYFKSKSERNYMLFVTGINSGLRISDILPLRVSDTKQSYFNIKELKTNKQKRIEMTPALKRELRIYIDGKEDYEFLFKSREGVNKPIGRSMAYKILREAAEYVDLEEIGTHTLRKTFGYHFYKQSKDVAMLQKIFNHSSPDITLRYIGIDQDGMDKAMKNFKI
- a CDS encoding UvrD-helicase domain-containing protein yields the protein MKLIDKEDRDAILEDNRDIVVSASAGSGKTTIMVKKMIVEIEKIKDHRTLAAITFTVKATEEIKKKIKEDIKKTITVMTNDSFIENEIIRPFIKDALGMNFKNDYSVEYEDKYKFDDFESGLEQLENNNILGSFEDKKQNFKFRLAYEILENSKAAQEYLKAKYSWIFIDEYQDSDNDMHLFFMKLKNELKLKLFIVGDAKQAIYLWRGAMSNVFDLLKIESFSFYKLITNFRCDKEIENYANLFDNPQYFMDTSEYVENVVFKEYNPGNFYDRRNFIGFEQEFKSLVSMKELDLNNEITIISNFNNDAKKITELLNQEGFDFVFIPKTPIDEGIPNGYLLKELALFIKNSNSTYSIFDFLENNYIDERIGTRFEVNKIIEKLRVSEDLTYKKVEEIVYELADYLEISIEENEINKFNESIFNSNYDMAFRIIESKHKVMTVFASKGLEFDQVITFARYYKIYNEEHVQNHYVCITRAKEKFIMFIDDTEYYEHVSKIAYENGIEDSNTLFKYE
- a CDS encoding ArpU family phage packaging/lysis transcriptional regulator — its product is MQMNFNLPKINRLQTRNAVESILEKYKFFLLMDPEELQPKITASFTITPPTMNNQFHSSTEDIAIKRIDHEKKRRDFIRWVQRSVNRLAYQERTVIINRYLQEDDIYDYEVYNDLGFSERKYYRIKSRAFYKLAFIMHIEVYEEERRA
- a CDS encoding head maturation protease, ClpP-related — protein: MKNFDLNKVLQIKQVLDIKNQAEKGLKLSIYGFIGGWRNSAENILQQIEIADVEEIHVHINSGGGSAFDGIAIGNILKKHKAKVTIHIDGWAASAASIIAMAGDEIIMPSNTMMMIHQASTFEYGNAAIFEKTAKDLRKVDKAVTASYSNRFVGSHEELIELLNDETWLNADEAVALGFADKVADEIEIEDIEQENEEPENVNESIVAKYVAKAKPNNQKPKEPTPAEPKQNMSKLFLNLK
- a CDS encoding ATP-dependent nuclease, with translation MKLKSLRVKNFRNFENVTIDLTNQNVVFGMNDVGKTNFLFAIRFLLDRDIRKNGFIESDYLKNDTNEIIEITLGIDLSDRESSEDSQHILAKVGKARSSNDLDNFFFQVKGVYDEGEEVGIPKIYWGSAKDNLEEIPQNGIYSDLDNLFKIVYIDPTIDLEKTFSKNRKKLFDQNKLETSDIVISNDIKKLGLDMNRKISSMGVIQSFQETITEEYQKLKKEKINIEMKSEITINGYFGNLVPYIKRENDDNVYPTSGDGRKKILAYSLINHLMKAQEGNKIIIYLVEEPENSLHRSMQIALSQQLFNSEVYKYFFLSTHSSELLYEMDNASLIRIYSEKRINCSSYIYNVDDEYKNVKKELNRALSTALFSEKVLLIEGPSEKVLFEKVLEKVFPRYELEGGYILEVNGIKFKPYVDVLKGLNITSIVKTDNDLKAKRGHPTKFDLIGINRCLNLIHTKGEQTKEHVEIDYYYENEKGNRVFKERVKQQMIKEKKREQYDVFEKSIKQFEENNIFLSRIDLEHDLYEVIEARMKEILGTKPIDYLQNHKLINMIELASKLTIEDCEAIIEHPLFQSLSKLVPNEID
- a CDS encoding terminase TerL endonuclease subunit; its protein translation is MKINKHVSYYMNQYKAGKIKVSKYVVLLFSYLKNYVLNRDDIYFDEVTHERYIAFTEKNYFKLMPFQKFITAFVFLYYKEGNYPFFEQFFLYKARGAGKNGLISSLTNFFISDLHGIKNYNVSIVANSEDQAKTSFEEVYNTIEHDGKKGVLQSLFYHTKSEVVSRTNGSKIKYHTSNAKTKDSLRDGCVIYDEVHEYADSAIVDVFSSGLGKVKHSREFFITTDGFIRGGYLDDLKERAIRVLNGESLDDPLFVFMATLDDEKEMDDPSNWQKANPMFHEPMSAYGTELFRKVKTQYITLGNSKASARIRFMTKRMNCPATDLTASVATWDEIKATNRPFPELKHRTAVGGLDFASIRDFAAVGLLFKVGEDYIWKTHSFVRRGFLDAVDVKAPIEDWEEEGLLTILTGPVIDIKHIVNWFVEMREIYGLNRIVADTFRLDLVKTALEAEGFELIYIRNPKAIHSLLAPRVETLFAQQQIIYGENPLMRWFTNNVYVHIKKDGNKEYLKKDEVRRKTDGFQAFIHALWQADNILEDEEAFYLDDIAF